The genomic region tatatatatgtatatatatatgtatatatatgtatatatatatgtatatatatatatatatatatatgtatatatatatgtatatatatatatatatatatatgtatatatatatatatatatatatatatatatatatatatatatatatatatacacatatatatatatgtatatatatgtatatatatgtatatatatatgtatatatatatatatatatatatgtatatatatatgtatatatatatatatatatatatatgtatatatatatatatatatatatatatatatatatatatatatatatatacacatatatatatatatatatatatatatatatacacacatatatatatatatatatacacatatatatatatatatatatatatatatatatatatatatatatatatatatatatatatatatatatatatatatatatatatatatatatatatatatatatatacacacacacacgatgtaAACTTTGTaattgctttggcaatacatttgtaacatatgTCATGCTAataaaagcaattattgaattgtaaaaaaaatgattgattgGCTAAACTAGCTGCAAAATATGCATACACCCCACACACCATAAGAAATGGTTAATGTAAAttcatacatatttaaataatctagactttttatgattattatcgtaattgttataattatgaaatgtattatccgtttttttctttctttttttgccatttatttcttatttactgcatattttattaatttgaactgaattgagagagagagagagattcacaACTTTATTCTAATTTGTTgtctaaatattatttaataatatttttttttgtaaatgtgttcgattaaaaatgttttgaaacaatGCATTTTATAGTTATGGTGTAGTAATACCCCAGTTTCGGCAAACAACTTCCTCTTCAAACTTCTTCATATATAAATGAACAGGTCCTTTACAAGTGTTGCATCAGCTGTCAAGCCCTCAGGCTTTTTCTAAAAGAAATTCAGTGTGTTTTTCTTTGTGCAGGCGTGTTGATCAGTTAAAGTACGATGTGCAGCATCTTCAAACGGCCTTGAGCAACTTCCAGCACAGACGCTACGCTCGCGAGGCTCAGGAAAGAGAACGAGAGGAGCTCTTGAGTCGAAGTTTCACAACAAATGTCAGTATagaccacacacactcattcactcatcaGTCTCCAAACCCACAAAACGGCAAGACTTTGATACTACTGTGTGCTTTAAATGCAGGACGCAGACACCTCCATCCCTATCGATGAGACTCTGCAGTTCAACAGCAGTCTACAGAGCGCTCACAGAGGAATGGATGATATCTTGGGTTCGGGCTCCAGCATCCTGAACGGCCTAAGAGACCAGAGGAGTACACTTAAGGTGTGTGTAAAAGACGCAGAATACAGGGCGGATTTCAGCCTAGAGCAGGAAGgagggggattttttttttttttccatcttctTATCAGGGTGTTTCTAAACATTTCAAATAGTGCTTGACTGATTGTTGATAAAAGTGCTGATGGCTGATATAATAGGCTTTAATGAGAGCCAAAATCACATGTATACAAGATCCGTGAAACCGTATCTATTGTGaataataatagtgaataatTTATGCACTCAATAGTAggtgttaaacattttaaacttgatattttaattgttttaaaagctaatatttttatattattagtgCTCATGTCAATTTTAGTTAACATATTGGTAATTACGTTTTTCATTTCTATTTGttcttggttaaaaaaaaaaattatgataaaaattcCAGACATCTCGTCTGAAGTATACTGTGACTTTTATAATGTCAAGCAACAGAACATACAGAACacttgatgtttttgtttttgtcaaattGGAGAATAGGagaatttgtatttgtattttttttgtagtgcaTATACTAATCTCATAGTGTAcaaatgtcaaaacaaaacaacaaaaagtatTGTAATATGCATGCCAGGCCCATAGGGGGCAGTGCCAATTTGTAAAGAAAGAAACGCATACAGTCTGTAGTTcaccattgttgttttggttatcGAGTAGTTGCACATGATTGAATACAAGCTATgacccaaatggcacactacactatgcacttatacactcaacagcatagtatatgtatgggGCGTCATcacaaatggaacactaatgggtTTTTTTACcgagcggaaattcaaaccgtttccctggtGACATTTGCCGGTtgtcaaattagtgaaataaatgaccaaattatcaataatacctgccatgagtagaacagcattcaccatcgggaggttgTATAATCACTCAAGGAGGAGAATTGTGtttcacaatccaaaattaataaagtaatccgACATGTGTGCCCAATAGCTCCACCTCTTCCGTAAGCAAAGCTGCTGTCGttaagtgtgtgaagtgtccatcaatccacacttctttttaacggttgaataagtgcatcatccgggtatttaaagtgcacttattatatGAGTTttgagtgtgaatgcactacCTGCCAAAGTGgcacagaatagtgcataagGATGTGTTTTGGGATGCACCCATAGAAGGTATGCAGATAAGAAGGTATAGAAGGTATATTAGCATTTTCCTTACACGGAGTTGAAAATTGTAGAATTCTCAAAAACTTAACTTTGAAAACTGCTTTCAAAAGATAGAATTAAGTCTGCCAAAAACATTGATGATATGTAAATGAATGGGCAAAACGCTTTCAAAAATAGCTAAATCAGTGGCTCTACATACATTGACAAAATAGACTAGTGTCAGTTTCACTTTTCTTTAATTGTCTTACGTTGGCATTGTGAGCATATTATTTAAAACCTATTTGTATACTTTTTTtggtcaaacatttttttttttcttaataccTCAAAGCATGCCATCGTCTGCATCCCCCTTAACTATGGTGGGTCGTGGAAAAGAGTTGAGCTGAAAAATCTTCAGAAATCGCTCTGAAACAATTCTGAGAAAGTGCTCTATTCATTCTCTTTTGGATCACTTTgcttttaacagtagatggcgctttaTGCTTTACAAAGAGCCCTATTCTGCTCCTCTTACaccacttgaacctaaaataataataaagttttaataaagtgaGGAAAGAACTGTTTTAAGTGAATTATAAGAATGTTCATAGTGAAGCctcggtcacactggactttgctccccatagacttccattcatacgcacacgaatgcgtcagaccggaaatgcaataTTGTACGGCAAGTTTCACAGTTTGCTGCGTTGGAAAgctcaagcttggtaaactccgacctgcgaaattgcatcacatgattgcattAGACcagtcgaagatcaaaacatgacctctctggacagaagtttaaaacatggaccaaaatTAAGCTCAATTAATTTGAGAGAATAGGGATGCATTTTTGAAAAATCTATTTCTCAAATCTCTTTAGTGTGGACCCCTAGTTGGAACCCACTAATTGTAAGcatttttatatcaaattattaGTGTAAGATTTTATACATCTTTATTTGACCTCAAAGTATATCAGCTTCTCTGCACTGGGACCCCAGGTTGAATGGACTGGTGTAAATAATGATTATTTCAATGAATGTGAACCTATTAGTAGACCCACACTGAATCTGCGCATGtaaaaatccacagatttttagacAATCgagtatatttatttacttaataaactTACTTAATACGTAATTTACTTAATACGTAAatgtgtaaatttaaatttattcagtttttaacttcatttcagtaatattactgactaatattaaaatgttcatttgattcatttacaatacgGTTTAAGTAAAATTTtctcttttagtagagatattatatgagaaatATGCAAATGCTTTGcttaccaaataagtgaatctaatatgattagcattgtaaacattaaataaaagttaaaaagctattttttttatctcatatattaaggttttagttacaaTATTCCCAAAACAATTCCGccaaaatccacagattttttatttattaatttttttacaaacttcttcgcagaaatagcaaaaaatgtccacatattCTGTCTGACCCTACCTATTAGTCAGTTATCAATAACTGCAGTGGTCTAAGGTCATGCCTGCACATTTAGACACTGACTGTGTGTTTCCAGGGAGGAGTGTGAGCTCTTCCTGAAGCTCCTCTGATTATGGCAGAGCGTGAGAGACTTTTGGGGAAATGGGGATGATATTTACCTCAGATATTCCTGTCAATGAATCCATTCCTCACGGTCATTGAAAATATTGTAACCTCTCACACTTTCTCTTTTTTAGGGCACACATAAAAAGATGTTGGATGTGGCGAACATGTTGGGTTTGTCGAACACGGTCATGCGTTTGATTGAGAAGCGAGCGTCACAGGACAAATTCATCATGATGGCTGGAATGCTGGCTACCTGCGTGGTCATGTTTCTGGTGGTTAAATACCTTAGCTGAACTTTTCCAGTTTTCTCGGATTCTGTTTCTTGATGGCGTCTGCGGCTCATTCCGGTTTTCGTGGCACGTGCGTCacatctgtgaaaaaaaaaaaagtgtacaggTTGAAGGAAATCACACAACTGCCTATTGCACTGCCAGATTCATCTCCACAAATCTTTAGCATCTGTCTTTAAAAGATGTCGAATCCTTTCATAACTTTCCTTTAAGCTCTCGGATTCTCAGATTTGTTTGACCGCTATCTATCTTGGAGTCTTCGCTAATCTAAAAATATCAGCCTAGCCGTTCAGTGTGGCTGTTGCTCGAAAAACAGCAGCGCTAATAGTCATTATAAATATGATATTAAAAGACAATGGTTAGACTAGAACAGGAGTGCTCAACCCTGCTCTTAGAGATCAACCTTTCTGTTCAGCTTCAACCCTGATCAAGCACACCTGagccaattaattaggacctgaacagcacttaataattacaggcaggtgtgtttatatatgggttgcaactgaaaccGGCAGAAaagtagatctccaggagcagggttaAGCACCCCTGAACTAGAGTTGTGGTTTGTCATTTGGCTCTACATCGCCACCTTCTGGACAGCAAAAAATGTTTGACAGTTTTTTTGTACTGTTCATGACTCTTCTAAGCTGTACATAAAGATTTCTTGAAAATGCTGTGCAATAAaagtcaaacaaacacacacacacacatatatatccaGCTGCCCTCAAATGTCAAACTTACTTGTTTAATGCTGTTGAATTGAAAGTGTGTTTGGCTGCATCTAAGCAGGAGCCACAGCCTCTGGCAAACAGGAAATGAGACGTCTTATTGAACATCTGCTGCATGGATCTTGACGCTCTGTGCGCACATTCACACATGCTCAGGACACCAGAAGCCCCTGCAGTGTCCTCCTGTTTCAGTCATACATCATGCCTGTGTttaaaaatcatgtgatttttattattattattgaggtgATAGAGGGGATATGACAATATTTACTAAAACCGCTTGTACACACAACGAACTTATAACAAACTGAATGCTAACgttcagcatttaaaaaaatattagaaaatcaTGCGCTGGTGATGGGATAGTTGGGCAATAGATAGCGTAAAGGACTAgtacaaactcggtcctggaaggctGGTGTTCTACactgtttagctccaacttcctgtaacacacctgcctgaagtttatagtagtagtatacctagaaagagcttgattagctggttcaggtgtgtttaattggggttggaactaaaatatgcaagacaccgaccctccagaaccgagtttggcGACCCCTGGGCTTGTACATCATTTTCTCACCTTCCACTTttcacaaatgtttcattttatttcttgttgaacacaaatataGTATTTTGATAAATGTAGGAAAACGGAAGCTATCAAGATCCATGATAGGTTAAAAAGAACACTACATTGACAGCTACtgaatttgaacattcttcaaaatatcttttgtgttaaattaagaaaaaatagGAAACATTAAAAATGAGTACACATCAGTcccttttattttttagttttgtagCCAATAGTGTTCATTTGGTTTGGCTCATACAGTGcttagatttgtgaggggtgtactcatatattcTATCATttagattcatatttttaataggaagctatacaatattatattatatatatatatatataattttatctttcaatttctaaagatgtttagtgactaaaatattattttagttaaatacattgcctatattcactgagaaatggagaaaaatatttattttcaaaatggggtgtattcaattatgctgagcactgtagttaCTTGGTAGCCAAAGACTGATAGCCAACATGTAAATAGACGAAGCAGTTTGTTGAACAGTAACTTGGACAGTCTTTGCAGATAATCCTGAATCTGtaaattttatcttattttgtaatataatactAAATTGCAAACTAAAAGTGTTGCATATCAATTAGAATGTACACCCATTAGAAAGTGGACCAAGGTTtctaactttttaacaaaaacttcatcacaagacatatatatatttttttctttttttttttgtttacattataaACATTTCCCAGTTGCGTTTTTTTCCCTCTGTGTTGAGCGATAAATCTCCACTGCAGCATGTAAACCAAACCTTACAGTTGCAGTAATACCTGTTTTGATATTAAGGTTTTGATGGAGGGGATAAGCTCATGCATGTTGACTCTATATTCTTTCCTGtctctttgctttttttttctaaattatgaattataaaaatGATACCTGATATTCTAACAAGCTTAAAAACCTTACCTGATCTCAAAATGTCAGATTTGTATATAAATTAGCACCTGTTTAATTAAACAAGGACTCAAATATTTACACAACATTTTAGAATaggaataatacaaaaaaaaaaaaagattcttaaTGTGATGTAAGCCATGCAAGTATGATGATGCTTTTATTTTCGTATATTTTCGTAACTTTAATAGTTCCATTGTGGGGCTGAAATTACAGACATAATTCTCAGACTTGAGTGAAATATCCCGTTAAGCTTTGAAAAACCATTTTAGTTCTACGATTCCTGGTGAAAAACCTTTCAATATGACCCTCCGCCATTGAACTGATTGAAGTACCAACAGTGCCATCTTGTGTTTGAATACAATACAGCTGTGCAACTGAATAAATTCCGAGTTGCTATGAATGGAAGGCTATTACGAATATAGTGTTTAAGCACAGATGACCTTGCAATACATctcatattaaataaaatcaagcGTGTACACCAGAATTACAAGTCAAAGTTTTATTTGCTGATGCATCAAGGAGGAATTAAAAAAAGCTCATGTCACTGCTGCCATTTACAGTACAACGTCACCAAAAGTTCTGCCACATTCTGTGGTTTCTCCACATTCCATAGACACTCAAGTCCACTAAAGTACCAACCCTGATCATTTTTACATATGCTTCCCCTCCCCCctcttcattatttttattagcatgtgttacaaacctttattttacatagtTTCACTACGttacatgtatttacatttaactAATTGTACAGAAAGAAAACATtatcccaaaaaataaaaataatttaaaatcaaataGAAAACAAATTATTGCAGAATTCTACAATCATACAGTTGTTACAAGATGCAAAAACAGCATCtcactgtacatttatttttcagtgcAAGATTTCACAATTTCAAAAACAAGGGATGGGAATTTTCAAATCCCAAAATGTAACTTATGCAGTTTTGACAGCCTGTGACATAATAAAAATGTGACATCAATATGCGATGTCTCTTCCATTTACTATTTTCAGATCATTTATACTATTTTACAACCAACCAGCAAAAATAGCTTAACACAGTTGAGTGCTGAGTATGGCTTTTATTATAATAATCTTGTTCGTTTTTGTTACCTTTTGCTCAGAGTATGATACGATGACTTCTGAGAAATAGAATGAGCTGAAATGACCAAATATTAGGATAATCCTTCAGCAAACCATAAGTCAGTTTATCATAACCTGGTTCTTGAATAACAGGCTTGAGTATCTTTGCATATTCATACAATGAGTTATTTCATAAACCTTACAACTTTCACAAAGGCTTGATACACAGAAAAACAAAGTCTCCAAAAATGACTTTTCATATCAACTGTATCCAACCACACCAAAAGCCCACAACAAAGATCCCGAATATGGCTTCAGTCCGAGAGCTTCTGGATATAAGAAGCACAtcagacaaataataataatagttataatgaCAAActatagaaaaaacaaaacaatataccaGTGGTTCTCTACTTGTAGGATCTAAGTCTTGGCCTACAAATCAACTCTTGAAGCCCATACGCctttgtgtgaatatatataaacaatgttaCATACCCCAACCAAACTCCTGGCCATATAATTTCATTACATTACAATCTCAAAAGACAGTCAAGATTATACTCTGTCTTCAGTTAAAACAATCCTGAACAGTCCTGTTTAGGCCACCCTAAGGTAGAGGTTGATCAGAACAGTCACTGTGGATCACCAGACTGGGCCACCCAGTAGCTAAATACCTTCAGCCTTCCCTACTTTGACAAAAGCTGGATGTTCAGGAGCCATGATTTGGAGGGTGCTGAAGGTCTTGCCCTGAGAAGATAGGATGAAGAAGAGGATGTAGCTGTAGAGCTGCAGCTGCTGCAGCACTGGCTGGCCGGGGGGCAAAAAGGGTTGGGTAGAGAGCAGCATGGGGGACGTGATGTAGAGCAAGAGGGGTGTGATGAAGCGCAGAGGCTGGTATAATATGTATGGGTTGGCCTGAAAGGAAGGCAGTGGGGTGGGCTTGAATCAGGCCAGCGTGTCCTAAAGAGTGACCAAGTGAATGTCCCAAAGAATGGCCCAATGGTGACAAGGAGATAGGGGTTAGGTGATGTTGAGGTATGTGGTGCACCTGGGCTAGCTGGGCATGGGCAGGGTGTGGATGATGTGCAGTATGAGGATGCATGCCCATGGCTGTAGCAGCAGCATGGTGCTGTAAGATAGCGTGCTGCACTGTTGTAATAGAGGTAGCAGAAGCTGCAGAAACAGTGGGTTGCTGGATGTGAATTTGCTGCAGTGCAGTTGGTGGTGGTGGCGGGGCAGGGGCAAGATTAGCTGCTGCTGCCAAGTTAGCTGCTGCGGCTGCAGCTGCAGCTGAGGGGAAGCTCTTCACCTGCTTGGCCAACAGTTGCTGTTGAATGTGCTGTTGGGCTGCTTGCTGCAACTTGCTGTACTTCTCCATTTCCTCTGGAGTGAAGGTAATTGGTTGACTTTCTAAAGGTGCAAGACCATCCTCTTCAGCTTCCATGCCCATGTCCCCATCCTCCATAGTGGCAGGGTAACCAGGGTAGGCATGCATATTAGGTTGTTGACCTATATCAGGCCCCATTAGATGCCCGTCTAACATGTGATTATTGGGGTCTTGTCTCTCACCTTGGTATTGTGACATCATCATTGCTGGATCCTGCTCATAGTGTGGTTGAGACTCATGAAGAACTGGAGGGTCTGAGGATTGATGTCTGGTCTCCTCGAGCACTGTTGCACTTGGTACAGCCTCCTCCAGTTGCTGCTTTTGTTGTTGAACTGCTGgttgaggtggaggaggagggggcGGAAATTCACGAATAGGTTCTACCAGGATAACTTCATTACTATCAGAAATTTTGCTCTGCTCCGACTTCACACCATCAGTTGAACGTGTAAAAGAAAGTAATGGGGGCTTTTTTCCTGCTTGAAGCTTGCCAAAAAGGGGTAACATACTTTTGTTTCCAAGGGCAGGGGGGAGTTTGGGGCCAAAGTATCCCTGTGGAGGATCCTTGATCTTGATGCCTGTCTTAGTGCCTGCACCAGATTCATCCCCTCCTTTTCTAGATTGGATTCGCTCCAGGAGTTGTCGGGCTGTGAATGAATTTCGATGTTCTGCAGCACCTCCTCCCTCCTTTGAAGAAGCTCCTCCACCCCCTCTTGTTCCTTGTGTTGATGAAGAGTTGCTGTTTCGATTTTGTGTGCGGGAAGAGGATCTTGGAGACTGAGATCGGTAAATTCGTGACCGATTGAAATCCCGCCGCCGTGTTGAGCTGTCAGATCGTCGGCTGTGACCATGCCGATGTGGAGAGCCCTTGGTAGAGCTAGATGAACGACTAGCAGAGCTACGGCTGCGACTGTAGCTACTGCGTCTGTAAGAACGAGCACTGCTACTCCAACTACTACGACTGGAGCTGCGACTACTGCTCCTTTGGTGTCTCCGTTGATGGCGTTTTCTGCGGCTTCGAGAGCGTGATCGTGAACGTGAGTCCTCTTCTGAAGAAGATGAGTAACGTCGCCTGTGAGATCGGCCACCATCACGCCTGTCATAGTCTGAGTCTGAGGAAGGCCTTCTTGATCTGTGGTGACGTCGTCCTTCACTGTAGTCACTGTAACTGTCTGTGTAGCTATGGCTACGACGACTGTAAGCACTGCTCCCTGCAGAAGAACGCTCAGAGCTAGTGGAGTAAGATCGGCTGTGTGACTTTTGACCTCTGTGGCGTCTATGGTTGTGGTCTCCTCGATGGGATGACCTACTACGTGAACGTCCAGAATCATCACTGCGGTGTCTGCGCTGCTCACGTGTCGGTGTGGAGCGACGCTGAGGTGGTCGAGAACGTTGAGAGGATGATCCTCCATCCTCCTCACTGTCACTACTCGGAGGTTGACCTCCCCCTAAGCTCTTTTGGGCTGAAGCAGAGCATGAGGCAGCAGGTGTGTTGGTGTCAGATTTAAGACGCTTAGTACCATTGTGCTCCTCTGTAGAGCTGGGCTTTCCTGCACTGCTTTGCTCAGCTCCAGACATTTTGTGGGACCGTTTTCTCTTTCCTCCCTCATTGGTTGCGCCTACTCCAGATGACTGAGCAGTGGCTACTCCATCTTTGTCATCCTTGGCTTTCTCTTTGTCCTTATTTCCCTCTTCCTCTGGTACAACTTCTTCAGCGTCACGtggtttatttttgcttttctttcttttatgcttcttcttttttttggttTTTCCACCTGGTGTCTCATTCACTAACTCACCCTCCATTGCTGCTTTCTCTTTGCGTTTAGAATGCTTGCCTGACTTTTTgtgtttcttctttttctttttcttagacCCTGCAGTCACATCTTCATTACCTGGTAATTTCTGCTCATTGTTCTCGTTCTCAGCACCGTCAACTTTCAATGATGATTGTTCTTTTTGAGACGTACTGGGTCCTTCAACTGTTTTAGTAGTACAAGCCTCACCACTAGTGTCAGGAGTGCTGTCTGTTTTTTCAGGCTTAGGCACCTCTTGTTCTTCAGTGCTAACTGGCTTGACAGGTTTGCTATTTTTGCCTGCCCAATTGCCTTTGTTTCTTGAAAGCTTAAAGTCAAAGTAAAGAGGATTACAGCTGTAGGAAAGAGATGGCTGGGCCTTAGTAAACTCCAACAACTCAGAAGGCCATTGCAAGGTAGTGCTTTCATCTTTACTTAACACAGGGAAAAAGGGCCCAGTTGGCATGCGGGGACCTGTATCTGGAGGTTGGGACATCACTTGCTTGCTGTCAGTTGGTTGGGGCAAGCTTTCCACTTCTGTAGTATCATCATGTCCTGTAGACATAGTACCAGATTCTTCATCTGCCTTTTCTTTAGCTGATGCAGGAGAGGGATTAGTGTTTTGAACCTGTGTAGGTTCATTCTCAGTATCTTTTTCAGGTATGTCAATGTTTACTTCAATATGTTTTTGCTCTCCATCATTGCCTACTTCTGCCTTCTCATCTTTTACTCCATCCTCCTTCTCATCACACTGGTCAGAAGCCTTCATAAAAAGCAGAAACTGAAAATGAGGCTTGACTCGACAATGTACAGGTGGTACATAATGATAATACTGTGGCTCTTGTCCAGAGTAACCTTCTTCCtttttcatcatcatctttaGCTTGTTTAAAGTAGAGGCCAGGGTCCCTCCATCATCTGGTTGTGACTGCTCTTCATCACCCTCACCACCACCCCCACACCCACTCCCACTCCCCCCTCCATCACTGCCAATGTCAACTGCCTGTGGGATATCATTGATAGATGCCATTCCTACATCCTCTCCTCCAGTATTTTCTCCTCCCTCTTCCTGTCCTTCTTCACCTTCTACTGTCTCTTCGGCATGGTCTGCAAAGACAGCTGCAGCCGTTTCAAGTTTTACTGGGGTTTTTTTAGCAAAAGAGAATGAGACACTGACTTTGGGAGCTTGTGAGCCTCCAGAGGGAGTTGGAGAAGAGCTAGTTTTATTAAAACCAAAGCTAATGGTAGGGCCTAATTTAGGGGAACCTTGACCACCAACACCACACGCTGGCTTTTCTTCAAAAGAATCTGTGCTGGTATCCACTGTCATAGGTACACCATCCATTGAGTCTTCACCCTTTTCTCCATCTACTGCCACTGTGGTGGTTTTAAACATGGGACCACTGCCAGGAacactgcaaaataaaaataaaaacaaaatgagacCCTGTGTTACAATTAATGATGCTTGCAGGGAAAACATAAGAAGTCTCAGCATTGTACTTACTGGTCTTGTTGTTTCCTCTGTTCAGCCAATTCATGAAGGCGCCGTAGCATCTTCTCCTGTTTCTTACCATCCTTTCTAGAACGGGAAGACACATTTCGTGCAAACTCTCTCTGTTTTAGCTCCTTCAGTCTCTGTAGAATTAGACAAAGAATATGAACTTAATGACATCATAAGCAATATCATCACATAAATtatctttgtgtttaaaaaaaatacatattgtttATGAATGTTGTTCAGTGGCACTCCTCCTATGTGAACCTTTCATACCTGCTTGTGTGCATGATCATAGGAGTTGATGTGATTGTCAAACTCCTGATGCTTCTGGTATTGCTTATCACACAGTTCACAGTAGAAGTTGGCCCTTAGGTCCTCTAAAGCTTTGGCAATAGCTTTTTCTTTCTCTGCAAAATCCTGCAAAATGGAACAACAAATATCGAAgcattaatgattaataaagatGGGTATAGAAACTATACATATAGGATGGTTTGCCAAGAAAGTGATTAGGTTTGTGTAAAGGAGATTTAAGAAATGCATATTAACATGCTTAAGTAGTTAGTCTGCAGTGGAACAAGCGAAGCTTTATATATGTGTCCAAGGGTAGTGACAAATCGATCTCAAACATTAACAGAATTTTAACTAGATAAGACTCTACAACAAAAGGCAAGAGTAAGACTGGAAAGAAAGAGAAATTATGTACAGAGAATTGAGAACAAATATTTAGGCAATGAACATTGTTGCTATAATCGGTTCTCACCTTGTATTTTTGACGCAGTTCCTCAGTGTCTTCTTTTTCCACTTCCAACACTCGACGCTTCTCTGTGGCATCTTCTGCATAGTCCAGCTGGGCACA from Danio aesculapii chromosome 3, fDanAes4.1, whole genome shotgun sequence harbors:
- the gosr2 gene encoding Golgi SNAP receptor complex member 2, translating into METLYHQTNKQIQEVQSQMGRLETTDRQSVHLLENEIQARIDQIFNQLERLEILASKEPPNRRQNAKLRVDQLKYDVQHLQTALSNFQHRRYAREAQEREREELLSRSFTTNDADTSIPIDETLQFNSSLQSAHRGMDDILGSGSSILNGLRDQRSTLKGTHKKMLDVANMLGLSNTVMRLIEKRASQDKFIMMAGMLATCVVMFLVVKYLS